A genome region from Methanobacterium subterraneum includes the following:
- a CDS encoding PQQ-binding-like beta-propeller repeat protein, whose protein sequence is MEPTIYVGGLFKDDDQYPGILYAINPDGTFKWSFTTPHAVGIEAVIGDDGTIYFGDGAAVGTFYALNPDGTVKWSLEVEPTTSAAIASNGDLYLGLVMGQTYYLYSVQGPRFNPNPDPNPNPNNTASAATTTRFSGNTIGMQNTGIPMAGIIMALFMVAGGFISIQKTQ, encoded by the coding sequence ATGGAACCAACCATATACGTGGGAGGTTTATTCAAAGATGATGATCAGTATCCGGGTATCCTGTATGCCATTAATCCAGATGGAACCTTTAAATGGAGTTTTACCACTCCCCACGCTGTGGGTATTGAAGCAGTGATTGGTGATGATGGAACCATATACTTCGGTGATGGTGCTGCCGTAGGCACTTTCTATGCATTAAACCCTGACGGAACCGTAAAATGGTCATTAGAAGTAGAACCAACCACCTCTGCAGCCATTGCCAGCAATGGTGATCTGTACTTAGGACTGGTTATGGGACAAACCTATTATCTCTACAGTGTTCAGGGACCAAGATTTAATCCAAACCCAGACCCCAACCCTAATCCCAATAATACCGCCAGCGCTGCAACCACAACCAGGTTCTCTGGAAACACCATTGGAATGCAAAACACAGGAATACCCATGGCTGGTATTATTATGGCTCTTTTCATGGTTGCAGGTGGATTCATCAGCATCCAGAAAACACAATAA
- a CDS encoding phospholipase D-like domain-containing protein, which produces MESKISPSGELEILGKGQLLPHLQTSISQATESICIVGPWLDAYFVGKVIDSISYPEIEVHFIVRIDDEGIIDSKTLSALNLARKNMPNYHARSLLNLHSKVILIDKDLFYLGSTNWYWYSLHESLELTVTGKSLVLPELISKIESYWNMAQPLRSADMKGFHDLDPITAYYPR; this is translated from the coding sequence ATGGAATCAAAAATATCACCATCAGGGGAATTGGAAATCCTGGGAAAGGGACAGTTACTTCCCCACCTCCAAACCAGCATATCCCAGGCAACTGAAAGTATATGTATAGTTGGACCCTGGCTTGATGCTTATTTTGTAGGTAAAGTCATTGATTCAATTAGTTATCCAGAAATAGAAGTTCACTTTATTGTCCGTATAGATGATGAGGGTATCATTGATTCTAAGACCCTTTCTGCACTTAATTTAGCCCGCAAAAACATGCCCAATTACCATGCCAGATCCCTCCTGAACCTTCACTCCAAGGTTATCCTCATTGATAAAGACCTATTCTATCTGGGGAGTACCAACTGGTACTGGTATAGTCTTCACGAATCACTGGAGCTAACTGTGACTGGTAAATCACTAGTTCTACCTGAATTAATATCAAAAATAGAAAGTTACTGGAATATGGCCCAACCACTGAGGAGTGCAGATATGAAAGGATTCCATGACCTGGATCCCATCACTGCATATTATCCACGGTAA
- a CDS encoding AAA family ATPase yields the protein MEDMAWGTDAELTDEQFYNREQEIVVLKAVLESTASGSSPTIMVTGIRGIGKTVLLKKIIKELKDDYFTCYIDLSATSSYQMGKLTETGIMEHLYESFMEEYQDKKFFSTFKKLSKYFRTKDFSLGDILDAGGIPVPIPRSVNNYKKLSSFVMDLPQVIYQEHQDQVKGTILVIDEFQVLKDLGDRLETFLWYLRSVIQSQKNVTYVFSGSLTSSDLIISKIAGADGAFGGRMLNVEVHPFSKSTVKNYLKDKSPSLIFDESGFERFYQCTKGIPFYVNTFAKLLERDVQLDQEKVKDEFQRTLPYLAIHLINQWSRITLQEQKIITQLLEGPMRRKDISQNLGVTSGSLSKPLSKLQDTGLVKLEENHYLISEPILEAWLKKEYNEKRVYPFRSM from the coding sequence ATGGAAGATATGGCATGGGGAACTGATGCTGAACTAACCGATGAACAGTTTTACAACCGGGAGCAGGAAATCGTAGTATTGAAAGCCGTACTTGAATCCACAGCTAGTGGATCTAGTCCAACAATCATGGTTACCGGTATAAGGGGGATTGGAAAGACAGTCCTGTTGAAAAAAATAATTAAAGAATTGAAAGATGATTACTTCACCTGTTACATTGATCTATCCGCCACATCCAGTTACCAGATGGGTAAGCTGACTGAAACTGGTATAATGGAACACCTCTATGAAAGTTTCATGGAAGAGTACCAGGATAAAAAGTTTTTTTCCACTTTTAAGAAGTTAAGTAAATATTTCAGGACCAAAGATTTCAGTTTAGGAGATATACTGGATGCCGGGGGAATACCAGTACCTATCCCCAGATCTGTGAATAATTATAAAAAACTATCCAGCTTTGTGATGGACTTACCCCAGGTGATATATCAGGAACACCAGGATCAAGTTAAAGGTACCATCCTAGTTATAGATGAGTTCCAGGTGCTCAAAGATCTGGGTGACCGGCTGGAAACTTTTTTATGGTACCTCCGAAGCGTGATACAGAGCCAGAAAAATGTCACCTACGTGTTTTCAGGGTCATTAACCTCCTCTGATTTAATTATAAGTAAAATTGCCGGAGCTGATGGGGCATTTGGGGGGAGGATGTTAAATGTGGAAGTACACCCCTTCAGCAAATCTACCGTGAAAAACTACCTGAAAGATAAATCTCCATCCCTGATTTTTGATGAATCCGGATTTGAAAGATTCTACCAATGCACCAAGGGCATACCCTTCTATGTGAACACCTTTGCCAAGCTACTGGAAAGGGATGTACAGCTGGACCAGGAGAAGGTTAAGGATGAGTTTCAAAGAACCCTCCCTTACCTGGCAATTCATCTCATAAACCAGTGGAGCAGGATAACCTTACAGGAACAAAAAATAATCACCCAACTCCTGGAAGGTCCCATGAGGAGGAAAGATATCTCCCAAAATTTGGGGGTGACCAGTGGATCACTGAGTAAACCCCTCAGCAAATTACAGGACACTGGGCTCGTGAAATTAGAAGAAAATCATTACCTTATATCCGAACCAATTCTGGAAGCATGGTTAAAAAAGGAATACAATGAAAAGAGAGTTTATCCCTTCAGGAGTATGTAA
- a CDS encoding MFS transporter, which yields MLALSLGTMMVPINASIINVSLPTISTYFGVGLSTVQWVLTSYLITLLGFVLFFSRFGDFYGQERVYLAGLAGFVTTSLLCSLSPSIEWLILFRGLQGLAAAMMISVSMALVRKSFPSQYLGRALGIYAVAIAAGLALGPAIGGILSGFLGWKSIFLVNLPVGILDFIFCYMILKRSQKTRVKWDIPGTVLQFICLFLTVYTLNMVEEASYTTAIITGVMALITLGLFIYQELRTENPVLNLKLFKNRKFSAFSLSLHFNYMCMYMMFFAVPFYLQKVLHLDQATTGLVLTASPVIMMTVAPLSGMVADKFGSRFPAFMGGVVSTVALLSMTQLTVDSNAWDVFFRLALLGLGAALFQSPTNKALMSELPSENAGMASGILATTRNLGMVFAVCYAGLLLHSAIPAELIESSALYGADAANLTSGLHLVVIFGAILSIGMAILSFTGLKNKKESIIEYEKVAVEKTIQVERKVVGTISNLVMVMTKHQ from the coding sequence CTGCTAGCACTATCTCTGGGAACCATGATGGTTCCCATCAACGCCAGCATCATCAACGTATCCCTACCCACCATATCCACCTACTTTGGAGTGGGTCTTTCCACAGTACAATGGGTTTTAACTAGTTATCTTATCACCCTCCTGGGATTCGTCCTATTCTTCTCCCGATTCGGAGATTTTTATGGGCAGGAAAGAGTGTACCTGGCAGGGTTAGCCGGATTTGTGACCACATCCCTACTTTGTAGTCTATCACCATCCATTGAATGGTTGATCCTTTTCCGAGGATTGCAGGGACTGGCAGCCGCCATGATGATCAGTGTATCCATGGCCCTGGTTAGAAAGTCATTCCCCTCCCAGTACCTAGGCAGAGCCCTGGGAATATATGCAGTGGCCATCGCTGCTGGACTGGCACTGGGCCCAGCCATTGGAGGGATACTCTCCGGATTCCTGGGATGGAAATCAATCTTCCTGGTAAACCTGCCAGTGGGAATCCTGGACTTCATCTTCTGCTACATGATCCTTAAACGCAGTCAGAAAACCAGAGTAAAATGGGACATACCAGGAACAGTACTCCAGTTTATCTGTCTTTTTTTAACGGTATACACACTGAACATGGTGGAAGAGGCCAGTTACACCACCGCCATAATAACCGGAGTTATGGCTTTAATCACACTTGGACTCTTCATCTATCAGGAACTCCGTACTGAGAATCCGGTTTTGAATCTTAAACTATTTAAAAACAGGAAATTTAGTGCATTCAGCCTAAGCTTACACTTCAACTACATGTGCATGTACATGATGTTCTTTGCGGTTCCATTCTACCTTCAGAAAGTATTGCACCTTGATCAGGCCACCACTGGACTGGTTTTAACTGCCTCACCAGTGATAATGATGACTGTAGCACCCCTGAGTGGTATGGTGGCTGATAAATTCGGATCCCGGTTCCCAGCCTTCATGGGAGGAGTGGTCTCCACAGTAGCCCTCCTCTCAATGACCCAGTTAACCGTGGATTCAAATGCCTGGGACGTGTTTTTCCGCCTGGCCCTCCTGGGGCTAGGAGCAGCACTCTTCCAGTCCCCTACCAACAAGGCCCTCATGTCTGAGTTACCATCTGAAAATGCAGGTATGGCCTCTGGTATACTGGCCACCACCAGGAACCTGGGAATGGTCTTTGCAGTATGTTATGCAGGGTTACTCCTGCACAGTGCAATACCTGCCGAACTCATAGAATCCAGTGCACTCTACGGGGCAGACGCTGCTAATTTAACCAGTGGACTGCATCTGGTGGTTATCTTTGGAGCAATTCTCAGCATAGGCATGGCCATCTTATCCTTTACCGGACTTAAAAATAAGAAGGAATCCATTATTGAATACGAAAAGGTGGCTGTAGAGAAGACCATACAGGTGGAAAGGAAGGTTGTTGGTACCATCAGTAATTTAGTTATGGTAATGACTAAGCACCAATAG
- a CDS encoding Hsp20/alpha crystallin family protein: MVEKKGIDTIFNDMIQTIKERQVDLDNAIAEYTGGPAKPAADIKETKEEIVVKTDLPGFKRDDIKIDLTEDTLEIRAKHSEETEEEREEEGTTYHRKERRVTSAARTLILPARVKINEVTAHFKDGVLTITMPKLEKKETYEVKVE, encoded by the coding sequence ATGGTAGAGAAAAAGGGGATAGACACTATCTTCAATGACATGATCCAGACCATTAAGGAAAGACAGGTGGATCTGGACAATGCCATTGCCGAGTACACCGGGGGACCGGCTAAACCTGCCGCTGATATCAAGGAAACCAAGGAAGAAATAGTGGTAAAGACTGATCTACCTGGTTTCAAACGGGATGATATAAAGATCGACCTCACCGAGGACACCCTGGAGATTAGAGCTAAACACTCTGAGGAAACTGAAGAAGAAAGGGAAGAAGAGGGAACAACCTACCACCGGAAGGAAAGACGGGTAACTTCTGCTGCCCGGACGCTCATACTACCAGCCAGGGTTAAAATCAACGAAGTCACTGCCCACTTCAAAGACGGAGTCCTGACCATAACCATGCCAAAACTGGAGAAAAAGGAAACCTATGAGGTTAAAGTGGAATAA
- a CDS encoding peptidoglycan-binding protein — protein sequence MVIAVVPIVGAVDGQNSNSNDGINYDGLQIGVTGADVKATENVLQNNKPFGENTPKIIGNNTTNNSTNQSQIMELGASGDQVKKIQQWLTDYGYYSGDIDGEFGASTDKAVRDFQTEAGLLVDGVVGKDTEKAMETWDKQVADVQAASGEDTSTASKETSSSSTSPTYSKKTYATAVRTYSSKGYSGDCWDVSNAMYSQLTSSGQRARIVQYSNRYSSNHRSVEVWNGNGWVDADYSGQAWVGQPTAHSSSAKVIAGS from the coding sequence ATGGTTATCGCAGTAGTCCCTATTGTGGGAGCTGTAGATGGCCAAAATTCAAATTCAAATGATGGAATTAATTACGATGGTTTACAAATTGGAGTTACTGGTGCTGATGTAAAAGCAACAGAAAATGTGCTTCAGAACAATAAACCCTTCGGAGAGAACACTCCTAAAATTATTGGTAACAATACTACTAATAATTCCACTAACCAATCACAGATAATGGAACTTGGAGCCTCTGGTGACCAGGTTAAAAAAATCCAGCAATGGTTAACTGATTACGGATATTACTCTGGAGACATTGATGGTGAATTCGGTGCCAGCACTGATAAAGCTGTCAGGGATTTCCAGACAGAAGCCGGATTATTAGTTGACGGAGTTGTGGGTAAGGACACAGAAAAGGCTATGGAAACCTGGGACAAACAAGTAGCTGATGTTCAGGCTGCATCTGGTGAAGATACCAGTACTGCCAGTAAAGAAACCTCAAGCAGCTCAACAAGTCCAACATATTCCAAGAAAACCTATGCAACAGCTGTTCGAACTTACAGTAGCAAGGGTTACAGTGGTGATTGTTGGGATGTTAGTAATGCAATGTACAGTCAACTTACTTCCTCCGGTCAAAGAGCTCGGATTGTTCAGTACTCAAACAGATACTCATCCAACCACCGATCTGTAGAGGTCTGGAATGGTAATGGCTGGGTTGATGCTGACTACTCTGGCCAAGCATGGGTAGGTCAACCTACTGCTCATAGTAGCTCTGCAAAAGTGATAGCCGGTAGTTAA
- a CDS encoding AIM24 family protein, whose product MIKHNIIGNAMQMLVTELSPGDEVYGEAGKFLWKTSNVDMDTRFGSQKHEGKSFLDKAIGTAIDMGKRTLAGESVAFVHFTPLGGDGKASFAQMIPGEILAMELDGSREMFVQSDGLLAAESTIDFDIALTKRLGAGAFGGQGFILERFSDKGTLFVGSCGNFLELNPADYGGTLHVDTGCLVAFEDSIDYNIEFIGGLDQKGLKNIMFGGEGIFFAKLTGNGKVWIQSMNVYSLSKTLFKYSGQRSAEDRTDLGGLLSNF is encoded by the coding sequence ATGATAAAACACAATATAATCGGCAATGCCATGCAAATGCTTGTAACCGAACTATCCCCTGGTGATGAAGTCTACGGGGAGGCAGGTAAATTCCTGTGGAAAACCTCCAACGTGGATATGGACACCCGATTCGGGAGCCAGAAACACGAAGGGAAAAGCTTCCTGGATAAAGCCATAGGCACCGCCATTGATATGGGTAAAAGAACCCTGGCTGGTGAGAGTGTGGCCTTCGTCCATTTCACACCATTAGGTGGGGATGGAAAGGCATCCTTTGCCCAGATGATTCCTGGTGAGATACTGGCCATGGAACTGGATGGATCCAGGGAGATGTTTGTACAGTCTGATGGGTTATTAGCAGCTGAGAGTACCATTGACTTTGACATTGCCTTAACCAAACGTCTAGGTGCCGGTGCCTTTGGGGGTCAGGGATTCATTCTGGAAAGATTCTCGGATAAGGGTACTCTGTTCGTAGGTTCCTGTGGGAATTTCTTAGAGCTAAACCCTGCTGACTATGGAGGAACTCTACACGTGGATACCGGTTGCCTGGTGGCCTTTGAGGATTCAATTGATTACAACATAGAATTCATCGGTGGCCTGGACCAGAAGGGGCTTAAAAATATCATGTTTGGTGGTGAAGGAATATTCTTTGCTAAATTAACTGGAAATGGAAAGGTATGGATACAGTCCATGAATGTTTACTCCCTATCCAAAACCCTCTTTAAGTATTCCGGTCAAAGATCCGCAGAAGACCGCACTGATCTAGGTGGGCTTTTGAGTAATTTTTAG
- a CDS encoding nuclease-related domain-containing protein, whose protein sequence is MPYLVCYKCDVYYEVETEEEIMELTHCECGEKLIYFMNLEDSYSDDVGGESFYEALNVADGVFVHPDNGKHGGDGKPDEYDDPEYGKGYDDHVEFTRLPQPGTTIDQEPSAHHQHTMETTTTFTPEKASQYFEIQEHGQLLTYAGVILFILSLFAIFSTLNLFYGLLTLVGVFLGVYGNSLIENGKAEGSSWQNGLEGENMVAEYLNTLPQDYYVYQDVNLPGKGGNIDHIVIGPTGIFVIETKNYSGKYRIKGNQWLYYKNGAPMVIDNNPGTQVRKNTLDLINFLQDKGISTNSSWITGLVAFICQDFQVLETPRNYKVLIPQTVPEYIMNGKKETNMDLLRRAALELEPYCV, encoded by the coding sequence ATGCCATACCTGGTCTGCTATAAGTGTGATGTCTACTACGAGGTGGAGACTGAAGAGGAAATAATGGAGTTAACCCACTGTGAATGTGGTGAGAAACTGATTTATTTTATGAATCTGGAGGATTCATACTCAGATGATGTGGGTGGTGAATCTTTCTATGAAGCCTTAAATGTAGCTGATGGAGTATTTGTTCATCCGGATAATGGAAAACATGGAGGTGATGGTAAACCTGATGAATATGATGACCCGGAATACGGTAAAGGCTATGATGATCATGTGGAGTTTACCAGGCTGCCACAACCTGGAACCACCATTGACCAGGAACCCAGTGCACACCACCAGCATACCATGGAAACCACAACCACTTTCACCCCGGAGAAGGCCTCACAGTACTTTGAAATCCAGGAACATGGACAACTACTGACTTACGCCGGGGTTATTCTTTTTATCCTATCATTATTCGCCATATTCAGTACCCTGAATCTCTTTTATGGCTTGTTAACCCTGGTCGGAGTATTCCTGGGAGTTTATGGTAACTCCCTCATTGAGAATGGTAAAGCTGAGGGTTCCAGCTGGCAGAATGGATTGGAAGGTGAAAACATGGTAGCTGAGTACCTTAACACCCTACCCCAGGACTACTACGTCTACCAAGATGTGAATTTACCCGGTAAGGGTGGGAACATCGACCACATTGTAATTGGCCCCACCGGTATCTTTGTTATTGAAACCAAGAACTATTCTGGAAAGTACCGTATAAAAGGTAACCAGTGGTTATACTACAAAAATGGTGCTCCCATGGTGATTGATAATAACCCCGGTACCCAGGTTCGTAAGAACACCCTGGATCTCATTAACTTTCTCCAGGATAAGGGGATCTCCACCAATAGTTCGTGGATTACGGGCCTGGTGGCCTTCATCTGCCAGGATTTCCAGGTACTGGAAACTCCCAGGAATTATAAGGTTCTCATACCCCAGACAGTCCCCGAGTACATAATGAATGGTAAAAAAGAAACCAACATGGATTTACTGAGAAGAGCAGCCCTGGAACTGGAACCATACTGTGTGTAG
- a CDS encoding SatD family protein, with protein MYIVLTGDLRSSKKMEDRNLSQEKLKGAINYVNSRFKDYLISDFRITGGDSFQGMIYQLDVLVDLYFALYGRIGNPFYLGVGVGSISTSLSEFVQEIDGEAFHLSADALRTAKKKKRWIVMESPSGDDFEVAECILNLLFDVVWSWTDRRADIILYYRENGENPQAIEQASQKFQTGTRNIYKALKAGNYSLFKYGEGVLDKQLKKLHHKIIDPD; from the coding sequence ATGTACATTGTTTTAACCGGTGATCTTAGATCATCCAAAAAAATGGAAGATCGGAACCTCTCCCAGGAGAAACTGAAAGGGGCAATAAACTATGTTAATTCCAGATTCAAGGATTATTTAATATCAGATTTCCGGATAACTGGTGGGGACAGTTTTCAGGGGATGATATATCAGCTTGACGTATTAGTTGACCTTTATTTTGCCCTTTACGGTCGGATTGGTAATCCATTTTACCTGGGGGTGGGTGTGGGGAGTATCTCCACCAGTCTGAGTGAATTTGTTCAGGAAATTGATGGGGAGGCATTTCATCTTTCAGCCGATGCCCTGCGCACTGCTAAAAAGAAGAAAAGATGGATTGTAATGGAAAGTCCTTCGGGTGATGATTTTGAAGTGGCCGAGTGCATCTTAAACCTACTATTTGATGTAGTGTGGTCCTGGACTGATAGGCGTGCTGATATTATACTTTACTACCGGGAGAATGGTGAAAACCCCCAGGCCATTGAACAGGCCTCCCAAAAATTCCAGACCGGCACCAGGAATATTTATAAGGCCCTAAAGGCTGGTAATTATTCCCTGTTCAAGTACGGTGAAGGTGTTTTGGATAAACAGTTAAAGAAACTACACCATAAAATAATTGATCCAGATTAG
- a CDS encoding TspO/MBR family protein, with protein MEGFKLNEIPKLALALLIVFIVGGIGSIATYPQIPLWYVNVIKPSWAPPGWLFGVVWTILYILIGTSLFMVWRKGLETKEAKIAIVVFAVQLGLNLLWSLVFFGLHSILGGLVIIILMWLAIIANIIVFYRISKWAGLILLPYIIWVTIATYLNYSIYILN; from the coding sequence ATGGAAGGTTTTAAACTAAATGAAATCCCGAAACTGGCTCTAGCGTTATTGATTGTTTTTATTGTAGGTGGTATTGGTAGTATAGCTACTTATCCCCAAATTCCCCTTTGGTATGTTAATGTTATTAAACCAAGCTGGGCACCACCAGGCTGGCTTTTTGGAGTGGTCTGGACTATTCTTTATATCCTGATAGGCACGTCCCTCTTCATGGTATGGAGGAAAGGCCTGGAAACTAAAGAGGCTAAAATCGCCATAGTGGTCTTTGCAGTTCAGCTGGGACTGAACCTGTTATGGTCCCTGGTATTCTTCGGACTCCATTCCATCCTGGGCGGCCTGGTGATCATAATATTGATGTGGCTAGCTATAATCGCTAATATTATCGTATTCTACCGGATTTCCAAGTGGGCTGGGCTGATTCTTTTACCCTACATTATATGGGTGACTATAGCTACCTATTTGAACTACTCTATTTACATTCTGAATTAA
- the gdhA gene encoding NADP-specific glutamate dehydrogenase: MTYVDDVLEELKRKNPYEPEFIQTATEILRCLNVVFERHPEFQEAKILERFLEPERVVMFRVPWVDDNGEVQVNRGFRVQFNSALGPYKGGLRFHETVNLSILKLLGLEQILKNSLTGMSIGGAKGGSDFNPKGRSDAEVMRFCQSFMTELRNFIGPDVDVPAGDIGVGLREVGYLFGQYNRIANRHTCVLTGSGIEYGGSLVRREATGYGLIYILEEALRARGEFLEGKKIIVSGSGNVAIYAAEKAIQLGATVIAMSDSKGYIYDENGISIPFVKHIKEEERKCIYEYLNDFPDTIYKEGSYGLWSIKCDIALPCATQNELDEDSARKLIDNGVKYVAEGANKPSTPEATKLFLKSGLMFLPGKAANAGGVTTSVLEMAQRSSNMHWSFDEVDSRLKRNMVEIYRNIDKMAKEYGFEGNYVVGANIAGFIKVAKAMMAQGIV, encoded by the coding sequence ATGACATACGTAGATGATGTATTAGAAGAGCTGAAGAGAAAAAATCCTTATGAACCAGAATTCATACAGACTGCAACTGAGATTTTAAGATGTCTTAATGTAGTGTTTGAAAGGCATCCTGAATTTCAGGAAGCAAAGATTTTAGAAAGATTTTTAGAACCTGAAAGAGTGGTGATGTTCCGGGTACCATGGGTTGATGATAATGGTGAAGTACAGGTGAATCGAGGTTTTCGTGTTCAGTTCAACAGTGCACTAGGCCCCTATAAGGGAGGGCTTCGTTTTCATGAGACGGTTAATTTATCGATTCTTAAATTATTAGGATTAGAACAAATTTTAAAAAACAGTCTAACCGGTATGTCAATTGGCGGTGCAAAGGGTGGAAGTGATTTCAATCCAAAAGGCAGATCCGATGCTGAGGTTATGAGATTCTGCCAGAGTTTCATGACTGAACTTAGAAATTTTATAGGGCCTGATGTTGATGTCCCTGCTGGGGATATTGGTGTGGGTTTAAGAGAAGTGGGGTACCTATTTGGGCAGTATAATAGAATTGCAAACAGACATACATGCGTATTAACTGGAAGTGGGATAGAATATGGAGGATCTCTTGTAAGAAGAGAAGCCACAGGTTATGGCCTTATTTATATATTAGAAGAAGCTTTAAGAGCAAGGGGAGAATTTTTGGAAGGTAAAAAGATAATAGTTTCTGGTTCGGGAAATGTGGCTATATATGCAGCGGAAAAGGCTATACAACTTGGAGCAACAGTTATTGCTATGTCTGACTCAAAGGGTTACATTTATGACGAAAATGGAATATCTATTCCATTTGTAAAACATATCAAAGAAGAAGAAAGAAAATGTATCTATGAATACTTAAATGATTTTCCTGATACCATTTATAAAGAAGGTAGTTATGGTCTTTGGAGTATAAAATGTGATATAGCTCTTCCCTGTGCTACTCAAAATGAGTTAGATGAAGATTCAGCAAGAAAACTTATAGATAATGGAGTTAAATATGTTGCAGAAGGAGCAAATAAGCCTTCAACTCCCGAAGCTACTAAATTATTCTTAAAATCTGGATTAATGTTCTTACCAGGAAAAGCAGCTAATGCTGGAGGAGTTACAACCAGTGTACTAGAAATGGCACAAAGAAGCTCAAATATGCACTGGTCATTTGATGAGGTTGATTCCCGATTAAAAAGAAACATGGTTGAAATATATAGAAATATTGATAAAATGGCCAAAGAATATGGATTTGAAGGCAACTATGTGGTTGGAGCTAATATTGCGGGATTTATTAAAGTTGCAAAGGCAATGATGGCTCAGGGAATTGTCTAA
- a CDS encoding methyltransferase family protein, which produces MNNPDKPVGKVSVKIIIRTILFLALIIAVIFISAGRLDYWQGWAYVGLSILFLILSYLLLSSELIHERLKPDSDVKNWDKIFQKVSVPIFIAILVISSLDGGRFNWYPQVPFYVIIIGILGFITGQIIFLRAKQVNRYFSSVVRIQTDRGQTVCKDGPYRRVRHPGYLGSLIYSVATPLILGSFWGLIPVMISLALLIIRTQMEDKTLQNELEGYTEYTREVKYKILPGIW; this is translated from the coding sequence ATGAATAACCCAGATAAACCCGTGGGAAAGGTAAGCGTAAAAATAATCATTCGAACCATTTTGTTCTTGGCCTTAATAATTGCAGTAATCTTCATATCGGCAGGTCGCCTGGATTACTGGCAGGGATGGGCTTATGTTGGGTTGAGCATTCTTTTCCTCATATTGTCCTACCTTTTACTGTCCTCAGAGTTAATCCACGAGAGATTGAAACCTGACAGTGACGTGAAAAACTGGGATAAAATATTCCAAAAGGTTTCAGTGCCCATATTCATTGCTATTTTAGTTATATCATCCCTGGACGGGGGACGTTTCAACTGGTATCCTCAGGTTCCTTTTTATGTAATCATCATCGGCATCCTGGGCTTCATCACTGGACAGATTATCTTTTTACGGGCTAAACAGGTTAACCGCTACTTTTCATCCGTGGTCCGCATCCAAACGGACCGGGGTCAAACCGTCTGCAAAGACGGTCCCTACCGCCGGGTAAGACACCCCGGATATTTAGGGAGTCTCATCTACTCGGTGGCCACCCCACTCATACTGGGCTCCTTCTGGGGTTTGATCCCAGTAATGATATCCCTGGCACTCCTTATCATCCGCACACAAATGGAAGATAAAACCCTGCAGAATGAACTGGAAGGATACACCGAGTACACCCGGGAAGTGAAATACAAAATATTACCTGGAATATGGTAG